In Mytilus trossulus isolate FHL-02 chromosome 10, PNRI_Mtr1.1.1.hap1, whole genome shotgun sequence, the DNA window tgattttgacaaaaattgaatccttggagttctttgatatgctgaatctaaaaatgtacttagattttttattattggcccagttttcaagttggtccaaattggggtccaaaatcaaactttgtttgatttcatcaaaaattgaataaatggggttctttgatatgccaaatctaactgtgtatgtagattcttaattttggtcctgttttcaaattggtctacactaaagtccaaagggtccaaaattaaacttagtttgattttaacaaaaattgaattcttggggttctttgatatgctgaatccaaacatgtactcagatttttgattatgggcccagttttcaagttggtccaaatcaggatctaaaattattatattaagtattgtgcaatagcaagaaattttcaattgcacagtactcagcaataacaagcaatcttcaattgcacagtattgtgcaatagcaagaatttttcaattgcacagtattgcacaatagcaagaaatcttcaattgcacagtattgtgcaatagcaagtattttcaattgcacagtattgcgcaatagcaagaaatatctaattgcacaatattgtgcaatagcaataatttcaattggagttatctttctttgtccagaataggtagttgaatcaacttaaatcattgttttatacaatatacaatgtatattcacttttactaccaacggataaattaaaacaatctttaccattcagtgataacaagcacttttttacattttaatattttatgatgtatttaaatgagtaattattgttgcaaactccattagaaatttgaattgagatcagttttggaataaaggatagggggatgtgaaaaaaaaattggggggggggggggaggggggttcaatttttctcatttgaaatttcataaataaaaagaaaatttcttcaaattttttgttgagaggattaatattcaacagcatagtgaattgctcaaaggcaaaacaaaaattttaagttcattgtACCaaattcattctgtgtcagaaacctatgctgtgtcaactatttaatcacaatccaaatttagagctgaatccagcttgaatgttgtgtccatacttgccccaaccgttccgggttcaacctctgcggtcgtataaagctgcgtcctgcggagcatctggttgtaataaattttgaaacatagATAAATCACTTGCTTTTCTATGGTGTGCTagtgattattttttacaaccaacctgtaaattcaaaaatacctcgtgctgagtcactaaagtcgagcgcacccttaaaggtgtacttgatttggtccatctttttatttgttttaaccaataactacattaataaacttgtttttagGAAACCAATGCTAGCACTACATGCAAttatcctatatatatatatcagtcatcaaattgccaaatataatagtacaaggataaaggctgtgaattttctataaaattgccacatgtttagcattgaatcaacagaaaggtacataatccttaacaactataggtcaccactATAGGCCTTTCGACACTGAACAAAGCAcaaaccacaggcacttgtttctatccattggaagaaccactatcaacgtatatttacgtacatatacgttgatagtggttcttccaatggatagaaacaattGCCTGTGGCCCAaaccgcatagtaagctataaaaggcccgaaatgacaaatgtattgtaacaattcaaacgaaaaaatcTAACGGtttgatttatgtacaaacttgataatgaacgaaaagcaaatatgttacacagcaacaaacgacttTACTTTGTAGCATTCtgcaaaaattttgaaaatgatattcaGGCTTCTATCTTGACTCAGGcacgtatatacaaaatgtggcGGGGCTAAActagttagatttttttttaaatttcgatCCCTATCTCCTTTATCACTTCAGACGTCTTATATTTCACTGAATACTTTTCCAGGTATAGCAGTACCTCGGCTTGACATTTGTATATTGCTTTTATGAATTGTTTGTAATGATGCTCTACGTGACATGTTCCCTGTTGTATGAAGATCTATAAAGAAAGTAAAAAGCTGAAAAATAGTGTTTGAATTCAATTGTACATATTTccatcaaatataaaaagtaattaatGGGTACATGTAGCTGTCTAAAGGTATTGGGATACAAAATGGAAATTTAAAGTGTATATTCTAAATTTGGCGTCGATGGATATTACTACATAACACGAATAAATGTGGATTTTTAGACAATTAAATACttcaaacataattttgatTCAAGTTAGCGATGTCCTTCGTATGTATaccttttttgataaattgataCTCAAAATTCCGGCTTTTTTGGCATTCTTCGTGCGTATGCAACTTTATATCCGTTTATCAAAGGCCAAATTATTTTCAGAACCTTGAAGCGCACACATTGAGCTCTGTAACTATTGATCTAAGTAAAGATTGGTGTACTCCTGATAAGTGCCCTGGtgtgaaaaatatttacaaaagtcAATCGAAGAGTGACCAGGCCCAACACGGCGTTACGAAAGTACTGTTTAACAAGAAGCTCTGCAAGATATGTATGCGTTTCTTAATTAAACAaagtaattaatatattttatttatataattataagtttCCGTATGCAGGACTGGATTAgagcgtctggcgcaaatataaaatttcaatcctggtatctatgatgagtttatttacatgattAACATCCAATGAGTCTATGCACCTGCTGGTAGAGTTTTTATTCCCCGAATGTATCATCAGCTCAttatagtcagcacttctgtgttgacatgaattattgTTGATATTGTCATAATAATAGATAAGCTGAGTTCAAACTttgactttgaatttttgaaatacttatactATAGGCTTTTCTACCGCAGGATTATGTTACCTTATAGCTGTAGTTGGCAAAACTTTAGAAATGTTTggtcctgaatgctcttcaacttcgtacttcatttgggcttttgaactttgtttgattCGAGCGTACCCGATGAGTCTTTCGTAGACGAAGCGCGCGTCTGacgcaaaggagtaggtccggtaaagaccgattttggcctcaaatttcaggttcatctgacgaaagatttttaCCACtctttaaacacttaagtgactattttgtttgattcttttggtttatgtgaaagattataactgattttgtcattaaaaacgatccgattcaagctcaaatatgaaaaatctacaaaatatgcCTAAATATGTcccttttcagatgtttttttgtcaaaaatgaaagtggccgcatccgtgttcatcctcaacctttaaatatgttaagtattatcatcaaatacaactttttaatattaaggatgaatACGAATGCCGCCACTTTCGTTTttcacgaaaaccgtctaaaatttaactaaaatgctagaattgtgaagatttcagtgatttattatgacaaaatggtgctagtacccgatatctGTGCactgtattgtaaaaaaaaaatgcccatatttatgtagcagaagcattctactctccaataaataactaaaagtttactgtttaacaattttgtaaaactactATTTgtgggggccaaaaaggggtctaaCCGGACCTActcattttttatacaaaatttcgatCCAGGTATCTATGGTAAGTTTATTCATAAAACGTCCATGCTATGAAATAGTCACTCATTATCAGTCTCTTTATCACATGAAACGCTCTGCTATCTTCACGACATGAATTTCCCCATTTTTACCATCCACTCTGTAACTCCCTATTAGCAAAAATCCCTCATTGTCAAAACATATTGCATTTGAACATCCTATATTCAAGTCGTGAAGAAACTGTAACGCCAGTAGAATTCCCTTTGTATTCAAAGCATGTAAAGCATTGTTCCAATCGTCAATCAGGAGGATGTTATCTGCTGGTGTAATAGCAACACCAGACGGTCTTATCTTTTCTATATCAGGGGGTCCCCTGTACGAAAATTTTAAATGTCCTGTTCTGTCTACAGCTACTAACCCCCCAAAGTGGTAATTATCTTCCCAATCAGCTACATACATTACATTTTGTGAATCGGTGCGGATGGTAGCAGGGGTAGTTAACAGTTTTCTCCCCTTAGTATCATTTTCTAAGGTAATTTTTCGTTGGTTGTCATTACcaaatattacaatttgacGGACGGAAAAATTATGTACGGGATAAGGTGGACCCTGTTCTCGTAGACCACATATCAATTCGTTATCTCTGTTTATATGTATGGCAGTTAATCGCATCGGTTTGGGGTCCAACACGGTTCTGATTTCACCTGATGAAATCATACGAACAGGGCTTTCTGCTTCAGCAGATATATTAGTAAAAAGTACTTCGTCGTCCCTATTCAATGCAAAGTCAAACATTGGTAGGGTGTAAGTTTCAAGTATCCTAATAGATGCTTTCAGTAGTTTCcctttaataaatttacattCCGCTGGTTTGGGGTTGTAAAGAATGTAAACTATGTCATCATTTGAGCATAACAAACACGAAACTGCTGGTACAGAAGTTGTATATGAATTGAAAACTGAAGTAACTATATCAGATGCAACTTCATTTGAAGCGAGTATTTCCCTTGAAGTATCATAAATCGAAATTACTTCATGGCTTTGAGAAGATTTCAATTTTCCATGAACTTTCTCTTTGCATGAACTACACATAAAAACATCGCACTCTTCACATTTCCATTTGGTCCCTAATCCGTTGCAAAAGTGACAAGAAACTGGTACTTGTGCCTTTGCAATACTGAAGGATTTAGCCGATTCAGCCATCGCAAAAAAGGTGGGTTGACATATATTTATACTTCCTTAATTGTTGTCATGGTTGACATTCAACTTTATGGGTCACTGAACGTAAATCACGTTACAAGTTAAATATAGATCTGCTTATGAACATtcctttttttactttgtttaaaaaaaatattagtcagcacatttgttgtatatttttaatattgcaTGTACAAGGTTGCTATTTGAGATGTTTTGATATGTTTAATCGACATGCGAACTTTTGTTTTGTGCTGTTAAAAGACTAAAGATTCACACCAACTGTTTAGTTGAATTCAACAggttggttttgtttttgtggAGACACAGAATATGTATTCATATGTATAGATGATCGTGCCGCAGTAAATGTTACCAAATAAAGATTCTTCTAGTAAAGTTTCATCATTTATCTTTGTGAAACAAGGACCTTTATTTTCTctcaaaatgtatttgaaggtTGTCTTGGGGGCAGCTTGTAGTTTGAAACaataatatacttttttctccTTTTAGATTTGCTATACGTCTATACTGCTAAAAAAGATACTGATGTGTTCTTATGTTAATATTTACGCAGTTACTTGCATGTAGTACCAACTGTTTTTAACCAAAATCACCTGATATGGTAAAGCTTGAGTTTGTTTTTAAGCCAAATAGTGCAACCCTAAAGGAACCCCTCTTTTGTAATGTTGTATCTTAACCATGGATACAtttaggcaacagtagtataacgctgttcaatagttataaatcaatttagcGAAAACAGATCCATGTCACAAATGAAAATCGAAGGAAACACATGAATCactagagaaaaaaacaactgcATAACATAATCTCTGAACTGctacaaaaataatttcccaaataaatgtatttaacatgttaaatgacAACTGCcatatattcataaaacatagtgggttgaacctggtcgTATGGCTAGCAAAAACTTCCCACACATATggcaatatatttatttagttcATTACAATATATAAACCACAGAATAATAAAGAACATAGTTCCAATATCTTCCGCGTTGCACTTATTTAATGTTTCCAAAGGGCATACATCTTTCTAAAAATGTCAATCGCCCACCATTTTAGAACTTGTATGAGAAGTCGCTGATATTAACCTATATAATAAGTTTATAAGCTCGCACGAATTGTACCTGCGAAAGTGCTAAATAGGCAATTTCCCATATTTCCAAGGGCcttaactcttttaaaaaaatgtcgaTCATCCATCATTGAACTTGTCCGAGATAGAGCTGATATTAACCTATAGTGTAAGTTTTATACTGGCAATAATTGTACCCGTGAGAGGACAAGATCGGACGGACAGATGGAGGGATAGACAAACAGACGTCCAGAAGGACAGATGGAGGGATACACAGAGAGACGTCCGGACGGACAGTTGGACGGACGCCCGGTATTTCCATGTCACCCACAACGTGTTACGCGTGGTACAACAAAGGATACCTTCTACACACAGTACACCAGTACaccaactatatatatacatatatgaaatTGCACAAAAgatgttgatatatatattattttgtctaATTAAAATTTCCCTAgagtgaaatacaaaatatgtcttttactattaaatttaataaagtgACTTAATTAATACACTGATCCTTGTTAATGGTGCACATAGGATGATTCCCACTTGCTGCCCCTTTTTTTTCTACCCTCGTCACCTGGTTCAAGCCTCACTCTCAAATTCCCTCCAACCTAACTCCTACTATTACCAGGATTCCATTCCAGAAACGAGTCCACCCAGAGCTATATTTGGGGGAAAGGGAGTTTCGGGGGTTACCCACTTTAAtttttggacaatcaatgcatttgaatgggacaAATGGTAGGACCCCTTCCAAACCAATGGAACGATTATCTCATAATGTACTATGATACAGACTGGTGTAATCCATggctaaatataaaaaaagaagatgttgtatgattgtcaatgagacaactgtccacaaaatacaaaaatgacacagacattaacaactataggtcaccgtacggccttcatcaatgagcaaagccaatactgtatagacacccaattgcaggataaatataaatacactgATGGAGACCTTAATCGTTTATCAAATTGAGGTTCATACGAATATACTGCTACATGTTACGGAACATTttgaaaaggagtaggtccggtaagggccggttttggcctcaaatttcaagtcCATCTGACGAAaaattttggacactttttaaaaactttaatgtctatttcaattgattcaattattttttgtgaaatattttatctgattcactcattaaaaacgctccaaTTCTAGcttgaatatgaaaaatcaatCTAATCTGCTAAACACTTTCACTTTTCATATGGTTTTATGAatgtggccgcatccgtgttcatcctcgacctgtatatattttatgtattatcataaaacacaacttacatttcaatatcaaggatgaacacgaatgcggccactttcatttaagacggaaaccttctaaaatttaactaaaatgctgaaattgtgaagatttcagtaatttagcatgacttaatgatgcaagtacccgatatatgtgcattgtaatgCCAAAAACAGCCCATACCTCTGTAGAAGAGGCATTATACCTTCCAAAAAATAactgaaagtttttatttcaacaattttgtaaaattgctatatttggggccaaaaaggggtcttactgaacctactacTTTGACCTAGATGGTCaaatgaatatttctttttttctatattgttgTTAATCATATCTTATCGAAATGCATCTCTGATTAACATtcagatttttgtaaatatcatataatacTACAGTCAAAATCCTCTCAGTTGGTGGAATGTGTCATACGTTAGACATGATACCATCatatattacttttatttaataatgcCTTAAAGGAATCTATTCCACACAATGTTTACAAACTATTTTTGGAGTAATCCGCGATGTTTTTGAGGAAATCACTACGGACTTATCCTTCTTACAAACTTCCCAGCGTGACAATCTGTCTCGTGCACTTCATTAGGTGCAAAGAGTGATCCGCGCATATTCGGCAGttgtaaaaaaggaaattactATTAACCAACATACCAAACTTAGCGGGAAATTTAAAACGCAAAGTCCCTTctcaaatgtaaattttaaataaggaaacacaccaaacgaaacGAAAACTaccgtcatattcctgacttggtgcaaaCATTTCCGTATGTAGATCATGTTGGattaatctttattttataactaGCTATAACTCTCACTGGTATGTCAGTTGCATAGAATTATATCATATTGACAACAATCTGTGAGCAATACAAACAGATGTTAGTAGCACTTCtggtttaattttacaatgctgtatgcaatctttaaaattttgattgttTAGTGATAGGACACCCtcaatacatatgaaagtgaATTGAAAATACTTCACTTGATGCTTTTTTGCGACTGTACAAGAACTCAAAGGCTCACACAATGCACGAGACACCTTTAAGAATATTGGCGCCTACACCCTTATGCCTGTCtacaaatattttctatttctaagtCTTTCTTGTTTGTTAAcgaatgtaatattttaaaactaattttcttgatgaacattttgaaaaagtttgTTAACATTGGGTTCAGGTGTTTCACTGAAGACAACGTTTACGGCGACGGAGAGACGGATGGACGACGATGCCATTCATCTATAGATCAGGTAAGCTAAACACCGGCACTGTCAAGTTATCAATAGCATGACCACTGAATTGAaccaaaaaataaaggaaatacaTGATACGACAAGCaacattggcggatccagggggtccgggggttggaacccccttttttttggcagctcaatgcatttgaatggggacgtatagttggaaccccctttgtcctgggttggaacccccccccctttttttttaaatgtctggatccgcccctgagcaaggattttaaatgttaataaaactaACTTTATGTGTGTATTTTTCTATCCCAACTGAAgagaataaaattataaataagctGCGGGTAGGAAAGCCAAGGCTTCAGAACTTAACAACCAAAAATGAGTGTTATtcccaagataaaaaaaatagcttcaAGGAAATTCGAGAAACTCTAGCCCGTGTTTAGCATATTTCCGATTGTGTCATTTTGCCTGAATGCAGAGAAGCAGATGTATGCATAGCAGGAGATCTTTAATCTGTCGACATACCCGGTTTCTCTCTTTTTATACCTTTAAGTTGATGTGATTCCCTAatgttatgtttgtttgtttaatttgcaCCTACTTAATAGATTCTTAAGTTTTGAACGTCGATAAATCATTGATGCATACATTAAATGAGATACAAGTTTCTATACGGGTAGTTTTCTCTTTCTACTGTCCATTTCTCTtctgttttattgtgttttgttttgttttctcttcaAATTTCTAATGCACTTCCTTTATACAtacagttgttttacatttgtctgaATTCCCATTTCTTTAAACCCCCATTTACAGGTCTTCCAATACCTTGAGAACCTTAAatattgtattgaaatattgtttgtcaTTTAGCTTTACACGACATGTGTATGTTGTATCAACACACGCAAGAACAAATACACAAGAGTTTGATTAAGTTCGActatttaaatagttttatctcgagcatcactgaaaagaTATTAATTGTCGACTGCTAATCTTGTGCAGTAAAATTAGTATcgtttgtgttatttaaaacaATCCATATCTATGAAATCctttgcaaaaagtaaaataaaaactactgaactccgaggaaaattcaaaacgaaaagtccctcaTATAATGGCAAAatcacaaacacatcaaacgaatgaacaacaactgtcatatttctgacttggtatagacatctttttatgtagaaaaattgtggattatacctggttttaaagctagcttaCCCTCTCACTagtatgacagtcgtataaaATTCCTTATGTATTGACATCgacgtgtgaacaaaacaaacagacataataggtaaaaatgttatcaaaattaatcatttaaaGTCTATGTATCACATGAAACGATCTGCAATCTTCAGGACATAATTTTTTCCAGTTTGACCATCCTCTCCTCTACAGCCTATTAATAAATGTTCTACATTGTCAATACACAATGCACTTGCTATTCCTATATTTAACTTGACAAGAGACTGTAAAGCCAGGAGAATTCCATTTGGATTCAATACATGTAAAGAATTGTTAAGATTGTCCAGCAGTACGATGTTGTCTATCGGTGTCATAGCGAATGAATGCGGACAGAATACACCTAAACTAGGTGGtcctttttatgtaaatttcaaGCGCTCAGTTCTATTTACCGCAAGAAGCCTTCCCGTAAAGTCTAATGTGTCCAAATCAGCTACATATAAAACGTTTTCAGAATCAGTTCTGATGAAAGAAggataagaaaacaaatttcttcCTTTTGTATCCGTTTCTAAATTAATTGGGCGTCGATAGTCACTActaaatattgcaattttgcgCACGGACAAATCACGTACTGGAAATGCTAGTCCTTGTACTCGTAAACTAAGCACCAGTTCGTTATAATTGTTTACATGTAGAGCAGTTATTTGCATGCGGTTAGGGTTCATGACAGTTCTTATTTCATCTGAAGATGAAATCATACGAATAGGACTTTCCGTTTCAGAAGATATATTAGTAAAAATTACTTTGTCGTTCCTGTTCAAGGTAAAGTTCAACATTGGAAGTGGATAAGTTTGTAGCACCTTTAATGATGCTTTCAGTATCTTCCCTTTAATATATACACATTCCGTTAGTTTATAAAGTGTAGAGAATATATCATACTATTTCATCATTTGAACATGACAAGTAAGAAACTGTCTGCACGGAAGTTGTACACGAATTGAGAACAGAAGGAATTATCTCAGACGGCACTTCGTTCGAATCCGCAAGAGTATCCTGCATATCATGACTCAAAGCTACTACATAGCCTTCAGAACATTTCAATTTGCCTTGAACTTTTTCTGTGCAGACATTACACATAAATACATCGATATCTTCACATTTCCATTTAGCCCCTGGTCTTTTACAAACGTCGCAGGAGTCCTTATGCCTTTCTGATACTGACTGATTGATTCATTGGCAATTAGGTGCTTTTCTCCGGTTGGTAATGTTTCTCTTTATGTAAATCACTAATACAATTTCTTGACCAATAAAAATAGTATTCGGTGGACGcaaaaacttagaattttgattttatcaaacatttacGAAAACAGGAACAAGGACAATGTCTCAAATATCACTCTATTTGAAAACATTACAAAGATAAATGCAAAAGGAATATTTCATAACGTCATAAGTTTAGTTagtatttttagctcacctggcccaaagggccaagtgcgTCTTTTCATcacttgtcgtccgtcgtccgtcgtctgtaaacttttacaaaaatcttctcctctgaaactactgggccaaatttcgccaaacttggccacaatcattataaTGGTATTTAGATTACAAATGAGTCCGGCGATCCgtccaaccaaccaagatggccgccatggctaaaaatagaacatagagtaaaatgtagattttggcttataactctaaa includes these proteins:
- the LOC134686677 gene encoding uncharacterized protein LOC134686677 → MAESAKSFSIAKAQVPVSCHFCNGLGTKWKCEECDVFMCSSCKEKVHGKLKSSQSHEVISIYDTSREILASNEVASDIVTSVFNSYTTSVPAVSCLLCSNDDIVYILYNPKPAECKFIKGKLLKASIRILETYTLPMFDFALNRDDEVLFTNISAEAESPVRMISSGEIRTVLDPKPMRLTAIHINRDNELICGLREQGPPYPVHNFSVRQIVIFGNDNQRKITLENDTKGRKLLTTPATIRTDSQNVMYVADWEDNYHFGGLVAVDRTGHLKFSYRGPPDIEKIRPSGVAITPADNILLIDDWNNALHALNTKGILLALQFLHDLNIGCSNAICFDNEGFLLIGSYRVDGKNGEIHVVKIAERFM